One part of the Nitrospinota bacterium genome encodes these proteins:
- a CDS encoding cytochrome c-type biogenesis protein CcmH — protein sequence MKTVIYTIMAAALAAMAGFAHAADGQAADELFDTLSKEMMCLCSCNQTIKNCPHVNCDFAVPARLEIKKQISEGKGHDQIIAAFIGKHGQVILAQPKKEGFNVVGYVFPFVAIVAVGGGVAALVREWAGRGAGKKAPEQGAGQGGKPPVEGGDSDLVERMKKELSDFDA from the coding sequence ATGAAAACCGTAATTTACACGATAATGGCCGCGGCGCTTGCCGCAATGGCAGGTTTCGCCCATGCGGCGGACGGTCAGGCGGCCGACGAGCTTTTTGACACGTTGTCAAAGGAGATGATGTGCCTTTGCTCGTGCAACCAGACGATAAAGAACTGCCCGCATGTGAACTGCGATTTCGCGGTGCCTGCCCGGCTGGAGATAAAAAAACAGATTTCCGAAGGGAAGGGGCACGACCAGATAATCGCCGCCTTCATCGGCAAGCACGGCCAGGTGATCCTGGCCCAGCCGAAAAAAGAGGGTTTTAACGTGGTCGGATACGTATTCCCGTTCGTGGCGATTGTGGCCGTGGGCGGGGGCGTGGCGGCGCTGGTGCGGGAATGGGCCGGACGGGGCGCCGGGAAAAAAGCGCCGGAGCAGGGCGCGGGACAAGGGGGAAAACCTCCGGTTGAGGGAGGCGACAGCGACCTTGTGGAACGGATGAAAAAAGAACTTTCCGATTTTGACGCGTAA
- a CDS encoding gamma carbonic anhydrase family protein: MIRPWKGIHPRIHPSAFIADTAEVIGDVEIGPESSIWFNTVVRGDVCNIKIGARTNVQDGCVLHVTKTPQRPLILGDDITVGHSVTLHACVIEGPALIGMGAIILDAAVLKPNVIVAAGALVPERMVVEPGTMLMGVPAKPKRKLTEDEIAFLKRSAENYVEYRLDYME, encoded by the coding sequence ATGATAAGACCGTGGAAAGGAATCCATCCCCGGATTCACCCCAGCGCCTTTATCGCGGACACGGCGGAGGTGATCGGGGACGTTGAAATCGGCCCGGAATCGTCCATATGGTTCAACACCGTGGTGCGGGGGGACGTGTGCAACATAAAGATCGGCGCCAGGACCAATGTGCAGGACGGATGCGTCCTGCATGTGACAAAAACGCCGCAGCGCCCGCTGATACTCGGTGACGACATCACCGTGGGGCACTCCGTCACGCTGCACGCCTGCGTGATAGAAGGGCCGGCGCTCATCGGCATGGGGGCGATAATACTGGACGCGGCGGTGTTAAAGCCCAACGTTATCGTGGCGGCCGGGGCGCTTGTGCCGGAGCGGATGGTGGTGGAGCCGGGGACGATGCTGATGGGAGTGCCCGCCAAGCCGAAAAGGAAGTTGACGGAGGATGAGATCGCGTTTTTGAAGCGCTCGGCGGAAAATTACGTGGAGTACCGGCTGGATTATATGGAGTGA
- a CDS encoding DUF481 domain-containing protein: MDLNKPTKREIRIMREFDRSGYSAILIRTAASMVLAASFFRAPAFAEEQKLQSAQTQAAQADPSKAQTAAPEPSSAAMAGAFLGPMMQQGMAQLQTVVGRGTYQGDMPDLLYHSPQFYNLPADTSSLMDTLSINYSMMDGNGKAKIFTASNDFFIMKGDFINSLIISGSYNESGTITLPVQTTARNYTVSEQLEWYFAPKWYSFAGAHWDSNEIAGFKADYGAKVGAGLFIAESKEFIARAEIGYDSSRVDRIEPFDDESLNFGMGGFRLAWMGERIFVTGSYKYFQDLADTAHQRHKVSAQMFIAITGNLFYVVGYDMWNDNKVPDGFEEINYLTTNALMLKF; this comes from the coding sequence TTGGATTTAAACAAACCGACCAAGAGGGAGATACGCATAATGCGGGAATTCGACAGGTCCGGGTATTCGGCTATTTTAATCAGGACAGCGGCGTCCATGGTGTTGGCGGCAAGCTTTTTTCGCGCCCCTGCCTTCGCCGAAGAGCAGAAACTCCAGTCTGCCCAGACTCAGGCCGCACAGGCCGACCCTTCCAAGGCCCAGACGGCCGCGCCGGAGCCTTCGTCCGCCGCGATGGCCGGGGCGTTCCTCGGCCCGATGATGCAACAAGGCATGGCCCAGCTGCAGACCGTTGTGGGAAGAGGCACTTACCAGGGGGACATGCCCGACCTTCTTTATCACAGCCCGCAGTTTTACAACCTGCCTGCGGACACCAGCAGCCTTATGGACACGTTGTCCATCAATTACTCCATGATGGACGGCAACGGCAAGGCCAAGATATTCACCGCCTCCAACGACTTTTTCATTATGAAGGGGGACTTTATCAACTCGCTCATCATCAGCGGCTCTTACAACGAAAGCGGCACCATCACGCTTCCCGTGCAGACCACCGCCAGAAACTACACCGTAAGCGAACAGCTGGAGTGGTATTTCGCGCCGAAGTGGTACTCGTTCGCCGGGGCGCACTGGGACTCCAACGAGATAGCGGGGTTCAAGGCGGACTACGGCGCCAAGGTGGGGGCTGGGTTGTTCATCGCCGAGTCGAAGGAATTCATCGCGCGGGCGGAGATTGGATATGACTCTTCCCGGGTGGACAGAATCGAACCGTTCGATGACGAGTCGCTGAATTTCGGCATGGGCGGTTTCCGGCTGGCATGGATGGGAGAACGGATATTCGTCACCGGCTCCTACAAGTATTTCCAGGATTTGGCCGACACGGCCCATCAGCGCCACAAGGTGAGCGCACAGATGTTCATCGCCATCACGGGCAACCTTTTCTACGTTGTCGGCTATGACATGTGGAACGACAACAAGGTGCCGGATGGTTTCGAGGAAATCAACTACCTCACCACCAACGCCCTTATGCTGAAGTTCTAG
- a CDS encoding amino acid adenylation domain-containing protein, translated as MDEKDVVMAAPGAVVFDRKLLEEKKYWLEKLIGGAEASNIRLDHPRPGQYVERTGSIYLRFPDDVAAAVARVSGGGGFLTYAILLAAVKIIVARNGSASTVIIGSPPRGFDAAPNALPIVSRVDHDASFKSYLGSLRQTLLDAYSRQRYPYASLLRDLGLDSVANKCPLFDIAVCLNEIHGQMPRARHDIMFSFGMDGGKMVGEITYNAALFEEETIQSFGGQVINLLWAGLNNPDSPISGLSAISPLEADAAIAAGLGPATEFSTSGMLHQMVEARAISAPDAPAVVHCGKVTTYARLNAVADRIASRLVRDGVGPEAVVGILAERSMEMIAAAIGVLKAGGAYLPLDPEYPDERLKHMVASSRPVALLTSGTKINLFADHPKLIGLQQILDDVGDGSENVNGSAGFDNAAYVIYTSGSTGVPKGAVNTHAGLANLAAAQSRIFGVGKDSRVFQFSSLSFDAMVSELAMTFCAGAALYIESAETVKSPADLCAILRERGMTHVTLPPSMLAAMPAEDIPSLEVIISAGESCPAGLADTWGKGRRFFNAYGLTECAVCNTIHEHSPGGRSLPIGKPMDNTEVHILDGLMRPVPAGTPGEMYIGGAGVSRGYINQEELTAERFIVHKFADGRETRLYKTGDIARRLPGGAVEYIGRGDHQVKLRGYRIELGEVEAALKRSPNVKDAAAKVVDMGEGDARLAAYVIPMDGQVDAMELRAFLKGFIPDYMVPSLVTNLEKMPLSPNGKIDRNALPAPKMERRGAEGCMYPRDRYELGLARIWERLLEISPVGVKDNFFELGGHSLLAVRLMAQVSKEFGGKLPLSTLFHNPTVESLAGTIRNAKRESDWRPLVPLRAGGDLAPLFLVHPGGGTVMCYQELARLLGEGRPVFGLQARGLEEGQAPLRTVEELADSYIASVNEQWPEGPLNILGWSFGGYVAYEMARRLAERGRDVGMVGILDAYVPSILPQSLRDMDDAGALASVLAEDINLPLATLKSMGPDEQIAFAVEMAMKTNLIPPDFGVEQARRFLNVFKVNSMAVLRYNPGPYAGRVTVFKAAELVPAAPLITDDPAMGWNTVAAGGVDAVSVPGTHQNVTRRPHVQALAQAVGARLK; from the coding sequence ATGGATGAAAAAGACGTGGTCATGGCCGCTCCGGGAGCCGTGGTGTTCGACAGGAAATTGCTGGAAGAGAAAAAATACTGGCTCGAAAAGCTCATCGGCGGGGCGGAAGCTTCCAACATAAGGCTGGATCACCCCCGCCCCGGACAATATGTGGAGCGGACGGGCTCGATCTACTTGAGGTTTCCGGATGACGTTGCGGCGGCTGTCGCGCGTGTTTCCGGCGGCGGCGGTTTTCTGACTTACGCCATACTGCTGGCGGCGGTGAAAATTATCGTCGCAAGGAACGGATCCGCCTCCACGGTAATCATCGGCAGCCCGCCGCGCGGGTTCGACGCGGCGCCAAACGCTTTGCCCATCGTAAGCCGTGTGGACCATGACGCGTCGTTCAAAAGTTATCTAGGCTCGCTTCGCCAGACGCTGCTGGACGCGTACTCCCGCCAACGATATCCATACGCTTCCCTTCTGCGCGACCTTGGGCTGGACAGCGTGGCGAACAAATGCCCCCTATTCGACATCGCGGTGTGCTTAAACGAAATCCATGGCCAGATGCCCCGCGCCAGGCATGACATCATGTTCTCATTTGGCATGGACGGCGGAAAAATGGTGGGCGAAATAACATATAACGCCGCCCTGTTCGAAGAAGAGACGATACAAAGCTTCGGCGGCCAGGTGATAAACCTGCTATGGGCCGGGCTCAATAATCCGGACAGCCCCATTTCCGGTCTATCGGCCATAAGCCCGCTGGAGGCCGACGCGGCGATAGCCGCAGGCCTCGGTCCCGCCACAGAATTTTCCACATCGGGCATGCTACATCAAATGGTGGAAGCGCGCGCCATCAGCGCTCCGGACGCCCCCGCCGTGGTCCATTGCGGCAAGGTGACAACATACGCCCGGCTGAACGCCGTTGCGGACAGGATCGCCTCGCGCCTCGTCCGCGATGGGGTGGGGCCGGAGGCGGTGGTGGGGATTTTGGCGGAGCGCTCCATGGAAATGATCGCGGCGGCCATAGGAGTTCTGAAGGCGGGTGGGGCGTATCTGCCGCTGGACCCGGAATATCCAGACGAACGCCTGAAACATATGGTGGCAAGCTCCCGGCCCGTGGCGCTTTTGACGTCGGGAACGAAGATAAACCTTTTCGCGGACCATCCGAAGCTTATCGGGCTGCAACAGATATTGGACGATGTGGGAGACGGCTCTGAAAATGTCAACGGCAGCGCGGGGTTTGATAACGCCGCATATGTGATATACACCTCCGGCTCCACAGGCGTTCCCAAGGGGGCTGTGAACACCCATGCCGGGCTTGCCAACCTTGCGGCGGCCCAGTCCCGGATTTTCGGCGTGGGCAAGGACAGCAGGGTGTTCCAGTTTTCATCGCTTAGCTTCGACGCGATGGTGTCCGAGCTTGCGATGACGTTTTGCGCGGGAGCGGCCCTTTATATTGAAAGCGCGGAGACCGTAAAGTCCCCGGCGGACCTTTGCGCCATACTCCGGGAACGTGGAATGACCCACGTCACCCTTCCGCCATCCATGCTCGCCGCCATGCCGGCGGAGGACATCCCCTCTCTTGAGGTGATCATATCCGCCGGTGAAAGCTGCCCGGCTGGCCTTGCGGACACATGGGGGAAAGGGCGCCGTTTTTTCAACGCTTATGGGCTGACTGAATGCGCCGTGTGCAACACCATCCACGAGCATTCGCCCGGCGGGCGCTCGCTTCCCATAGGAAAGCCGATGGACAACACGGAGGTGCACATACTCGATGGACTCATGCGCCCCGTTCCCGCCGGGACTCCCGGTGAGATGTACATCGGCGGGGCTGGCGTCAGCCGCGGCTACATAAACCAGGAAGAATTGACCGCCGAAAGGTTCATCGTCCACAAGTTCGCGGACGGGCGCGAGACACGGCTGTACAAGACAGGCGATATCGCGCGCCGCCTGCCGGGGGGCGCCGTCGAATATATCGGCAGGGGGGACCACCAGGTGAAACTGCGGGGCTACCGGATCGAACTGGGAGAGGTGGAGGCGGCCTTGAAGAGAAGCCCCAATGTGAAGGACGCCGCCGCGAAAGTCGTGGACATGGGAGAGGGGGACGCGCGCCTTGCAGCCTATGTGATCCCGATGGACGGCCAGGTGGACGCGATGGAGCTTCGGGCTTTCCTGAAGGGATTCATCCCCGATTACATGGTCCCCTCGCTTGTGACAAACCTTGAGAAGATGCCTCTTTCACCCAACGGCAAGATAGACAGGAACGCGCTCCCGGCGCCAAAGATGGAGAGGAGGGGCGCCGAGGGCTGCATGTATCCCAGGGACAGGTATGAGCTGGGCCTCGCCCGCATATGGGAGCGGCTTCTTGAAATATCCCCTGTGGGGGTGAAGGACAACTTTTTCGAGCTGGGGGGACATTCACTGCTGGCAGTGCGCCTGATGGCCCAGGTCTCAAAAGAGTTCGGCGGCAAACTTCCGCTCTCCACGCTGTTCCACAACCCCACAGTCGAAAGTCTGGCCGGAACGATACGCAACGCAAAACGCGAATCGGATTGGCGCCCGCTCGTGCCGCTTAGGGCCGGTGGCGATCTTGCGCCATTGTTCCTTGTCCATCCCGGCGGCGGGACGGTCATGTGCTATCAGGAACTGGCGCGGCTTTTAGGGGAGGGCCGCCCGGTGTTCGGACTGCAGGCGCGCGGGCTGGAAGAAGGGCAGGCCCCGCTGCGGACGGTGGAAGAATTGGCGGACAGCTATATAGCCAGCGTCAATGAACAGTGGCCGGAGGGGCCGCTCAACATCCTTGGATGGTCGTTCGGCGGCTATGTGGCCTATGAGATGGCGCGGCGGCTGGCCGAAAGAGGGCGAGATGTGGGCATGGTGGGGATACTGGACGCTTACGTTCCTTCCATCCTTCCGCAAAGTCTGCGCGATATGGACGACGCCGGCGCGCTGGCCAGCGTGCTGGCCGAAGACATTAACCTGCCGCTGGCAACCTTAAAAAGCATGGGCCCGGACGAACAGATAGCCTTCGCCGTGGAAATGGCGATGAAAACAAACCTGATACCCCCCGATTTCGGCGTGGAACAGGCCAGGCGCTTCCTGAACGTGTTCAAGGTGAACAGCATGGCCGTGCTCCGCTACAATCCAGGGCCGTACGCCGGGCGGGTGACCGTGTTCAAGGCGGCCGAGCTTGTTCCCGCCGCGCCGCTTATCACCGATGATCCGGCGATGGGGTGGAACACCGTGGCGGCGGGCGGGGTGGACGCCGTGTCCGTCCCAGGCACACACCAGAACGTCACCCGGCGGCCCCACGTTCAGGCGCTCGCGCAGGCCGTCGGCGCAAGGCTAAAGTGA